One region of Hoeflea sp. 108 genomic DNA includes:
- a CDS encoding thermonuclease family protein, which yields MIVSRTAMIYCAAIAAMAGVAVLLMPSDRTRLPPQPVFGDQRQPQGGQSEAALAPLGGAEVASLAARTVAADVVAPPASAGHPLQRVAARPPLGDLGVAAQPRRTPSGDWQGTLLYRPVVTSSASFETMGYVISIADVEAVPLGKTCDYEGVTWSCGGRAMLAFRYWLRGRALVCAVKPAADRVAAAVPCRLGKQDVGAWLVANGWALARPGGAYEKAESVARSARMGIFGPPG from the coding sequence ATGATCGTTTCGCGTACGGCCATGATCTATTGTGCGGCGATAGCGGCGATGGCGGGTGTTGCCGTCTTGCTCATGCCCAGCGACCGGACCCGCCTGCCGCCGCAGCCAGTCTTTGGCGACCAACGGCAACCGCAGGGCGGGCAGTCGGAGGCCGCTCTGGCTCCACTCGGAGGCGCAGAAGTAGCCTCCCTTGCAGCTCGGACCGTCGCCGCCGATGTCGTCGCCCCGCCAGCCAGCGCAGGCCACCCTTTGCAGCGTGTCGCGGCGCGGCCGCCGCTCGGCGATCTCGGTGTTGCCGCCCAGCCGAGACGAACGCCTTCAGGCGATTGGCAAGGCACGCTTCTCTACCGACCTGTGGTGACGTCTTCGGCTTCGTTCGAGACAATGGGGTACGTCATCTCGATTGCCGATGTGGAGGCGGTCCCGCTCGGCAAGACCTGCGACTATGAAGGCGTTACCTGGTCATGCGGCGGGCGCGCCATGCTTGCATTCAGATATTGGCTGCGCGGTCGCGCGCTCGTGTGCGCCGTGAAACCGGCTGCCGACCGTGTTGCCGCCGCGGTACCGTGCCGACTGGGCAAGCAGGATGTGGGCGCATGGCTGGTTGCCAATGGCTGGGCGCTGGCGCGGCCGGGCGGTGCATATGAGAAGGCAGAGAGCGTCGCGCGCAGTGCCCGGATGGGCATTTTCGGGCCGCCGGGTTGA